The following are encoded together in the Primulina tabacum isolate GXHZ01 chromosome 18, ASM2559414v2, whole genome shotgun sequence genome:
- the LOC142532769 gene encoding uncharacterized protein LOC142532769 — translation MEHENKNSWDEGPPFIEIDSGGKDVVDDGSYENKCRSSSLDLSCQISIQVESGAVDSKEQGCSSEKPPEGHIRQPYNLDPVSESQSHDNEGSHNKVMNILELSAEASPIQEFVTCIENPGTTQTSSTTKDMETSQVTEVDIEEARAGKGLCKFDLNQEVCSEYIDHLGNQTGTTSIVYASMDAPGLPVSPMQFEGNRDWKGSADQNDSLPASPDQSPASNEDLTIGVIRSTPKPPRGFYKIDLNIAEGGDGNTRDLLHHKQVSVYSGLPSWESSMETDSRKSERPDLDLNLTSEDNGVPLDWRIGHQLPNENDCQHQSHSSSASLEQPLSIIDLNDQPFFLNDSYDISCSSNVNVSGGIKTDESVISILGARVKVDPKDHVPQTIPFPNGRTPELILDVKVGSTESSFAIGSVLPYAHSSVYGYKNVAPVPEVAASPFSSSLCGSGEAIPYMVDSRGSPVIPQIAGAGFSQPLFVSNMMSLIPSDGAGPSGSSFVLNSGAMVKDGGRDPLVLRDFLNLGPIRSMDDEVRTHTLPTVSSVVSGKRKEIPDNGLEHYPFRNFTPPWK, via the coding sequence ATGGAACATGAGAACAAAAATTCTTGGGATGAAGGTCCACCTTTTATTGAAATTGATTCTGGTGGAAAAGATGTCGTGGATGATGGCAGTTATGAAAACAAATGCAGAAGTTCATCTCTagacctttcttgccaaatttcCATACAAGTGGAGAGTGGAGCTGTAGATTCCAAAGAACAAGGTTGCAGTTCTGAGAAACCACCAGAAGGTCATATTAGGCAGCCATATAACCTGGACCCTGTGAGTGAAAGTCAATCCCATGATAACGAGGGATCACATAATAAGGTGATGAATATCCTGGAGTTGTCTGCTGAAGCTTCACCAATACAAGAGTTTGTTACTTGCATCGAAAACCCAGGCACGACACAGACTAGTAGCACCACCAAAGATATGGAAACCTCTCAAGTCACCGAGGTTGATATTGAAGAAGCCAGAGCAGGAAAAGGCCTATGTAAATTTGACTTGAATCAAGAAGTTTGTTCAGAATATATTGATCATCTTGGGAATCAAACCGGAACGACATCTATTGTTTATGCTTCAATGGACGCTCCTGGACTCCCTGTTTCTCCCATGCAGTTTGAGGGCAATCGTGACTGGAAAGGGTCAGCTGACCAAAATGATTCTCTTCCTGCATCACCTGATCAAAGTCCTGCAAGCAATGAGGATCTTACCATTGGGGTTATCCGTAGCACTCCAAAGCCGCCCCGAGGATTTTATAAAATTGATCTGAATATCGCTGAAGGTGGAGATGGCAATACGAGAGACCTGTTGCACCATAAACAAGTTTCTGTATATTCTGGTCTTCCTTCTTGGGAATCTTCTATGGAAACAGATTCAAGAAAATCTGAACGTCCTGATTTGGATCTGAATCTTACAAGTGAAGACAATGGAGTTCCATTAGATTGGaggatagggcaccagttgcccAATGAAAATGACTGCCAACATCAGTCTCATTCGTCTTCAGCATCATTGGAGCAGCCTTTAAGCATTATTGATCTGAATGATCAACCATTTTTTCTAAATGATTCTTATGATATTTCCTGTTCAAGTAATGTGAATGTTTCAGGGGGTATTAAAACAGATGAGTCCGTAATTTCCATCTTGGGAGCCAGAGTGAAGGTCGATCCCAAAGATCACGTTCCACAAACGATACCCTTTCCAAATGGCCGAACTCCAGAGCTTATACTTGATGTTAAAGTGGGTAGTACAGAGAGTTCTTTTGCGATTGGATCTGTTCTTCCATACGCCCATTCGTCAGTTTATGGTTACAAAAACGTTGCACCTGTTCCGGAAGTTGCTGCTTCGCCTTTCTCCTCCTCTTTATGTGGATCTGGAGAAGCAATTCCTTACATGGTAGATTCTAGAGGATCACCTGTTATCCCCCAAATTGCTGGCGCTGGTTTCTCTCAACCACTATTCGTATCAAACATGATGAGCTTAATTCCATCAGATGGAGCTGGCCCTTCAGGGAGCAGTTTCGTTCTGAACTCTGGAGCCATGGTTAAAGATGGAGGTAGGGACCCTTTAGTCCTGAGAGATTTCTTAAATTTAGGTCCAATCAGGTCTATGGATGATGAGGTGAGGACTCATACCTTACCCACCGTCAGTTCTGTCGTCAGTGGAAAGCGAAAAGAAATACCAGATAATGGTTTGGAACATTACCCCTTTAGAAATTTTACACCACCATGGAAATAG